The following proteins are co-located in the Solanum pennellii chromosome 1, SPENNV200 genome:
- the LOC107018736 gene encoding uncharacterized protein LOC107018736 — protein sequence MSDRNESIWKGTANVYPESEHYACIWHLSVNVLKNFNRNTEDLKILFFTLAKAYRKQQFEKIMGRIDQIDTRIRPYLFDIGYSKWSRAYSNCKRTWTMTSNIAESLNNVNRSARRLPVISLLEFMRVTIQRWIHKHNEEADKTTSILTKNYDIYLQNSIVLSCNMRVISSIVDLHVVAEGAKKYIVNLNTRMCSCGRFQHYEISCGHAIAVLRYRKLHEADFCYAFYSLKNFKDAYAIPVEPIPCEST from the exons ATGTCGGATCGAAATGAAAGCATATGGAAAGGGACTGCTAATGTATATCCTGAATCAGAACATTATGCATGCATATGGCATCTGTCAGTCAATGTGTTGAAGAATTTCAATAGAAATACTGAAGATTTGAAGATTTTGTTCTTTACATTGGCAAAAGCTTATAGAAAACAACAGTTTGAGAAAATTATGGGAAGAATAGATCAGATAGATACGCGCATACGACCATACTTGTTTGATATTGGTTATAGCAAATGGTCAAGAGCTTACTCAAATTGTAAGCGCACATGGACCATGACTTCAAACATCGCGGAGTCATTGAATAATGTTAACAGGTCAGCAAGGAGGTTACCGGTGATTTCACTTCTTGAATTTATGAGGGTAACAATTCAGAGGTGGATTCACAAGCATAATGAGGAGGCTGATAAGACAACATCTATTCTGACCAAAAACTATGATATTTATCTACAGAATAGTATTGTGTTGTCGTGCAATATGAGG gtgatatcttcaattGTTGATCTGCATGTTGTAGCTGAAGGAGCAAAGAAATACATAGTAAATTTGAACACAAGGATGTGTAGTTGCGGGAGATTTCAACATTATGAGATATCGTGTGGCCATGCAATTGCAGTTCTCCGATACAGGAAGTTACATGAAGCAGATTTCTGTTATGCTTTTTATAGCCTCAAGAATTTCAAAGATGCTTATGCCATTCCTGTTGAGCCTATCCCATGCGAGAGTACATGA